Proteins from a single region of Sinorhizobium alkalisoli:
- a CDS encoding DUF6105 family protein yields MKWLLMFWGGPVVLLTGWYGLSYYDMSFGIFMLTRDAHDLVFRVYGHVLGIPPETIPPLVARAMIVDTIVLFALVALRKRRQIMAWYRRRYGTPAAHHQPADAPSFGSKANLSSAP; encoded by the coding sequence ATGAAGTGGCTTCTGATGTTCTGGGGCGGTCCGGTGGTGCTTCTGACCGGCTGGTACGGGCTTTCCTATTACGATATGAGCTTCGGTATCTTCATGCTGACGCGCGACGCGCACGACCTGGTGTTCCGGGTCTATGGCCATGTTCTCGGGATTCCGCCCGAGACGATCCCGCCGCTCGTCGCGCGGGCGATGATCGTCGACACAATCGTCCTGTTCGCCCTCGTGGCTCTCCGCAAGCGCCGGCAGATCATGGCCTGGTACCGGCGCCGCTACGGCACGCCGGCGGCGCATCATCAGCCGGCGGACGCTCCGTCTTTCGGGAGCAAGGCCAATCTGTCGAGCGCACCCTGA
- the ruvX gene encoding Holliday junction resolvase RuvX — protein sequence MAILTIEELATRLPPYQAIAGLDLGTKTIGVSVSDLGRRLASPREVIRRVKFGIDAQALLALAAKEKIAAFVIGLPVNMDGSEGPRCQATRAFVRNMGERTDIPFVLWDERLSTVAAERALIEMDVSRKKRAERIDSAAASFILQGALDRLALLPKDGASAG from the coding sequence ATGGCTATTCTCACCATCGAAGAGTTGGCGACCCGGCTGCCGCCGTATCAGGCCATCGCCGGGCTCGATCTCGGCACCAAGACTATCGGCGTTTCCGTTTCCGATCTCGGGCGACGCCTCGCGAGCCCGCGCGAGGTGATCCGGCGCGTCAAGTTCGGCATCGATGCGCAGGCGCTGCTGGCGCTGGCGGCGAAAGAAAAGATCGCCGCCTTCGTCATCGGCCTGCCGGTCAACATGGACGGCAGCGAAGGGCCGCGCTGCCAGGCAACGCGCGCCTTCGTGCGCAATATGGGCGAAAGGACGGATATTCCTTTCGTGCTCTGGGACGAGCGGCTTTCGACGGTCGCGGCCGAACGGGCCCTGATCGAGATGGATGTATCGCGGAAGAAGCGTGCCGAGCGGATCGACTCGGCTGCCGCCTCCTTCATCCTTCAGGGTGCGCTCGACAGATTGGCCTTGCTCCCGAAAGACGGAGCGTCCGCCGGCTGA
- a CDS encoding GNAT family N-acetyltransferase yields the protein MVVIRHARQNEIGLLCEVGLSAWEKATAGIGDVAAMRAPAKRAFDDFLASHWLTVLLVEDENRICGWAAREELDGVISDLWIDPRAQGRGLGSALLADVERRIAADGFEVASVKTHSQNAAAVGFFQHAGYRVKWLSTAYSQRLDRDVEFIGLEKPLLREAEERPWHG from the coding sequence ATGGTTGTGATTCGCCACGCGCGCCAGAATGAAATTGGCCTTCTCTGCGAAGTCGGGTTAAGCGCCTGGGAGAAGGCGACTGCCGGCATCGGCGACGTCGCAGCCATGCGCGCCCCGGCAAAACGCGCCTTCGACGATTTCCTGGCGAGCCACTGGCTGACCGTCCTCCTCGTCGAGGACGAGAACCGCATCTGCGGTTGGGCCGCGCGCGAGGAATTGGACGGCGTCATCTCCGATCTGTGGATCGATCCGCGCGCCCAGGGCAGGGGTCTCGGCTCTGCCCTGCTCGCCGACGTCGAGCGGCGGATTGCCGCCGACGGCTTCGAAGTGGCGAGCGTGAAAACCCATTCGCAGAATGCGGCCGCGGTCGGCTTCTTTCAGCACGCAGGCTATCGGGTGAAATGGCTTTCGACTGCCTATTCGCAAAGGCTCGACCGCGACGTCGAATTCATCGGTCTGGAAAAGCCGCTCTTGCGTGAGGCGGAGGAGCGCCCCTGGCACGGTTGA
- a CDS encoding aspartate carbamoyltransferase catalytic subunit, with translation MITFPHRHLLGIKGLTEQDITLLLDRADEAVKISRQREKKTSTLRGLTQINLFFEASTRTQSSFELAGKRLGADVMNMSVGNSSVKKGETLIDTAMTLNAMHPDVLVVRHSSAGAAALLAQKVSCSVVNAGDGQHEHPTQALLDALTIRRARGTLARIIVAICGDVLHSRVARSNILLLNQMGARVRVVAPATLLPAGIEQMGVEVYHSMAEGLKDADVVMMLRLQRERMAGSFVPSVREYFHYYGLDAEKLKAAKEDALVMHPGPMNRGVEIASDIADGPQSVIEQQVEMGVAVRMAVMETLLLSQGLSQNQGPRP, from the coding sequence ATGATCACTTTCCCGCATCGCCACCTGCTCGGCATCAAGGGGCTGACGGAACAGGACATCACGCTCCTGCTCGATCGCGCCGACGAAGCCGTGAAAATCTCCCGCCAGAGGGAGAAGAAGACTTCCACCCTCCGCGGACTGACGCAGATCAATCTTTTCTTCGAGGCTTCGACCCGAACGCAATCCTCCTTCGAACTCGCGGGTAAGCGGCTCGGCGCCGACGTCATGAACATGTCCGTCGGCAACTCCTCCGTGAAGAAGGGCGAGACGCTGATCGACACGGCGATGACCTTGAATGCCATGCATCCCGACGTGCTCGTGGTGCGCCATTCATCGGCGGGCGCTGCGGCCCTGCTGGCGCAGAAGGTCTCCTGCTCCGTCGTCAACGCCGGCGACGGCCAGCACGAGCACCCGACGCAGGCGCTGCTCGATGCACTGACGATCCGCCGCGCCAGGGGTACGCTCGCCAGGATCATCGTGGCGATCTGCGGCGACGTTCTGCATTCACGCGTCGCCCGCTCGAACATCCTGCTGTTGAACCAGATGGGGGCGCGCGTGCGCGTGGTGGCGCCGGCGACATTGCTTCCCGCAGGGATCGAGCAGATGGGCGTGGAGGTCTACCACTCCATGGCCGAGGGCCTGAAGGATGCCGACGTGGTCATGATGTTGAGACTGCAGCGCGAGCGCATGGCCGGTTCCTTCGTGCCTTCGGTGCGGGAGTACTTCCATTATTACGGTCTCGATGCGGAGAAGCTGAAAGCCGCCAAGGAGGATGCGCTCGTCATGCACCCCGGCCCGATGAACCGCGGCGTCGAGATCGCCTCGGACATCGCCGACGGGCCCCAGAGCGTCATCGAGCAGCAGGTGGAAATGGGCGTCGCCGTGCGCATGGCCGTGATGGAGACGCTCCTTCTTTCCCAGGGGCTTTCCCAGAACCAGGGGCCGCGCCCATGA
- a CDS encoding metal-dependent hydrolase, whose amino-acid sequence MKIKWLGHSAFHIETAKAKILMDPFFTGNPAFRDSERKAATAGLTHILLTHGHGDHVGDTVAIAQETGATVVANYDLCMWLGRQGLEKLEPGNTGGTIHLGGFSATFVNALHSSAQITEDGVSHSLGNANGLVLHFEEEPTLYHMGDTDIFSDMELVQELHEPVIGIVPIGDRFTMGGAVAALACQRYFKFHTAIPCHYGSFPIIDQTPETFVTGMDGASTLVATPEVGGVVSV is encoded by the coding sequence ATGAAGATCAAATGGCTGGGTCACTCCGCCTTCCACATCGAGACCGCGAAGGCGAAAATCCTGATGGATCCGTTCTTTACGGGCAATCCGGCGTTCCGCGACAGCGAGCGCAAGGCGGCAACCGCGGGACTGACGCATATCCTGCTCACTCACGGCCATGGCGATCACGTCGGCGATACGGTGGCGATCGCCCAGGAGACCGGCGCCACCGTCGTCGCGAACTACGATCTCTGCATGTGGCTCGGCCGTCAGGGCCTCGAGAAGCTGGAGCCGGGCAACACCGGCGGCACGATTCATCTCGGCGGCTTTTCCGCAACCTTCGTCAACGCGCTGCATTCGTCGGCGCAGATCACCGAGGACGGAGTGTCCCACTCGCTCGGCAACGCCAACGGCCTCGTACTTCATTTCGAGGAAGAGCCGACGCTTTATCACATGGGCGACACGGATATTTTCTCCGACATGGAACTCGTCCAGGAATTACATGAGCCGGTTATCGGCATCGTGCCGATCGGCGACCGCTTCACCATGGGCGGTGCGGTGGCGGCACTTGCCTGCCAGCGCTATTTCAAGTTCCACACCGCCATTCCCTGTCACTACGGCTCTTTTCCGATCATCGACCAGACGCCGGAAACCTTCGTCACCGGCATGGACGGCGCTTCGACGCTCGTCGCAACGCCTGAGGTCGGCGGCGTCGTCTCGGTCTGA
- the gatA gene encoding Asp-tRNA(Asn)/Glu-tRNA(Gln) amidotransferase subunit GatA, giving the protein MTDLTSLTIAEARAKLSAREITAVELTDAYIAAIEAANETINAYVDVTPEKAREMARASDARIAAGQAGALEGIPLGIKDLFATEGVHTQACSHILDGFKPRYESTVTQNLWNDGAVMLGKLNMDEFAMGSSNESSYYGPVKNPWRAKGSNLDLVPGGSSGGSAAAVAAHLCAGATATDTGGSIRQPAAFTGTVGIKPTYGRCSRFGIVAFASSLDQAGPIARDVRDAAILLKSMASVDPKDTTSVDLPVPDYEASVGQSIKGMKIGIPKEYRVEGMPEEIEALWQQGIAWLKDAGAEIVDISLPHTQYALPAYYIVAPAEASSNLARYDGVRYGLRVDGKDIVDMYEKTRAAGFGREVKRRIMIGTYVLSAGYYDAYYLRAQKVRTLIKRDFELAFQAGVDAILTPATPSSAFGIADEDLAADPVKMYLNDIFTVTVNMAGLPGIAVPGGLDHKGLPLGLQVIGKPFEEETLFKTAHVIEQAAGRFTPAKWW; this is encoded by the coding sequence ATGACCGATCTCACGAGCCTCACGATCGCCGAAGCCCGCGCGAAACTCTCCGCCAGGGAAATTACTGCGGTTGAACTGACGGATGCCTATATCGCCGCGATCGAGGCGGCCAACGAAACCATCAATGCCTATGTCGACGTGACGCCGGAAAAGGCGCGAGAGATGGCCAGGGCTTCCGACGCCCGTATCGCTGCCGGCCAGGCCGGGGCGCTTGAGGGTATCCCGCTTGGCATCAAGGATCTCTTCGCGACCGAAGGCGTCCACACCCAGGCCTGCAGCCACATTCTCGACGGCTTCAAGCCGCGCTATGAATCGACCGTCACCCAGAACCTTTGGAACGATGGCGCCGTCATGCTTGGCAAGCTCAACATGGACGAGTTCGCCATGGGTTCGTCGAACGAGAGTTCCTATTACGGTCCGGTCAAGAATCCCTGGCGCGCCAAAGGTTCCAACCTCGATCTCGTGCCCGGCGGCTCCTCCGGCGGCTCGGCGGCCGCGGTCGCCGCGCATCTCTGTGCCGGGGCGACGGCTACCGACACGGGCGGCTCCATCCGCCAGCCGGCAGCCTTCACGGGCACCGTCGGCATCAAGCCGACCTATGGTCGGTGCTCGCGCTTCGGCATCGTCGCCTTCGCGTCGTCGCTGGACCAAGCCGGCCCGATCGCGCGCGACGTGCGCGACGCTGCGATCCTCCTGAAGTCGATGGCAAGCGTCGATCCCAAGGACACGACCTCCGTCGACCTGCCGGTTCCCGATTACGAAGCGTCGGTCGGCCAATCGATCAAAGGCATGAAGATCGGCATTCCGAAGGAGTACCGCGTCGAGGGCATGCCGGAGGAGATCGAAGCGCTCTGGCAGCAGGGTATCGCCTGGCTGAAGGACGCCGGCGCCGAGATCGTCGACATCTCGCTGCCGCACACGCAGTACGCGCTGCCGGCCTATTATATCGTCGCGCCGGCGGAGGCTTCCTCGAACCTCGCGCGCTACGACGGCGTGCGCTATGGGCTGCGCGTCGACGGCAAGGACATCGTCGACATGTATGAGAAGACGCGCGCCGCGGGCTTCGGTCGGGAAGTCAAGCGCCGCATCATGATCGGCACCTATGTGCTGTCGGCCGGCTATTACGACGCCTATTACCTGCGCGCACAGAAGGTCCGCACCCTGATCAAGCGCGACTTCGAACTCGCCTTCCAGGCGGGCGTCGACGCCATCCTGACCCCTGCGACGCCGTCCTCCGCCTTTGGTATCGCCGACGAGGATCTCGCCGCCGATCCGGTCAAGATGTATCTGAACGATATCTTCACGGTGACGGTCAACATGGCCGGGCTGCCGGGCATCGCGGTGCCGGGCGGGCTCGACCACAAGGGACTGCCGCTTGGTCTGCAAGTGATCGGCAAACCATTTGAAGAAGAAACGCTCTTCAAGACCGCCCACGTCATCGAGCAGGCCGCGGGTCGTTTCACCCCGGCCAAGTGGTGGTAA
- a CDS encoding dihydroorotase, translating to MTRPLVLQNLRIIDPSRNLDETGTLIVGGDGRILAAGKDAQNQGAPAGAFVKDCAGLVAVPGLVDARVFVGEPGSEHRETIESAARAAASGGVTSFIAMPDTDPVIDDIALVEFVQKAARDKALVNVHPSAALTKGLLGEEMTELGLLKHAGAVCFTNGRKPVHDTLVLRRAMTYAREIGTVIALEARDKYLGANGVMNEGLLASWLGLPGIPREAEIIPLERDLRIAGLTRAAYHAAKISVPESAEAIRMARQRGANVTCGISINHLTLNENDIGEYRTFFKLSPPLRGEDDRMAMVEALADGTVDIIVSSHDPQDVDTKRLPFADAADGAVGLETLAAAALRLYHSGQVPLMRLIDALSTRPAAIFGLEAGTLKPGAKADFAILDLDEPWVLYKEALVSRSKNTPFENARFTGRVVQTYVAGKLVHAV from the coding sequence ATGACCAGACCACTCGTTCTGCAGAATCTGCGGATCATCGATCCCTCGCGAAATCTTGATGAAACCGGCACCCTCATCGTCGGTGGCGACGGCCGCATCCTCGCGGCCGGGAAGGATGCACAGAACCAGGGCGCCCCGGCCGGTGCCTTCGTCAAGGACTGCGCCGGCCTCGTCGCCGTGCCCGGCCTCGTCGATGCACGCGTCTTCGTCGGCGAACCGGGCAGCGAACACCGCGAGACGATCGAATCGGCCGCGCGCGCGGCGGCGAGCGGCGGGGTCACGTCCTTCATCGCCATGCCCGACACCGATCCGGTCATCGATGACATCGCGCTTGTCGAATTCGTGCAGAAGGCCGCCCGCGACAAGGCGCTCGTCAACGTCCATCCGTCCGCCGCGCTTACGAAGGGCCTGCTCGGCGAAGAGATGACCGAACTCGGACTGCTCAAGCATGCGGGCGCGGTCTGCTTCACCAACGGCCGGAAGCCGGTCCACGATACGCTCGTGCTTCGCCGCGCCATGACCTACGCGCGCGAGATCGGGACCGTGATCGCGCTCGAGGCCCGCGACAAATATCTCGGCGCCAACGGCGTCATGAACGAAGGGCTGCTCGCGAGCTGGCTCGGCCTTCCGGGCATTCCGCGCGAGGCCGAGATCATTCCGCTCGAGCGCGACCTGCGCATTGCCGGACTGACGCGGGCCGCCTACCACGCCGCCAAGATTTCCGTTCCGGAATCGGCAGAGGCCATCCGGATGGCGCGGCAGCGCGGGGCAAACGTCACCTGCGGCATCTCCATCAACCACCTGACGCTGAACGAGAACGACATCGGCGAGTACCGGACATTCTTCAAGCTATCGCCGCCCTTGCGCGGCGAAGACGACCGCATGGCGATGGTCGAGGCGCTGGCGGACGGCACGGTCGACATCATCGTCTCGTCCCACGACCCGCAGGACGTCGACACCAAGCGGCTTCCCTTTGCGGATGCCGCCGATGGTGCGGTCGGCCTCGAGACGCTCGCGGCCGCGGCACTCCGCCTCTACCACAGCGGTCAGGTGCCGCTGATGCGGCTGATCGATGCGCTGTCCACCCGACCGGCGGCGATCTTCGGCCTCGAAGCGGGCACGCTGAAGCCCGGGGCGAAGGCCGACTTCGCCATACTCGACCTCGACGAGCCCTGGGTTCTCTACAAGGAAGCGCTGGTCTCCCGCTCCAAGAACACGCCTTTCGAAAATGCGCGCTTTACCGGGCGGGTCGTGCAGACCTATGTTGCGGGCAAGCTCGTACACGCGGTGTGA
- the gatC gene encoding Asp-tRNA(Asn)/Glu-tRNA(Gln) amidotransferase subunit GatC: MSVDLATVKRVARLARIAVSEEEAERMTGELNGILGFVEQLSEVNVDGVEPMTSVTPMQMKKREDIVMDGDKAADVVANAPNSDRDFFLVPKVVE; this comes from the coding sequence ATGTCCGTAGACCTTGCCACCGTGAAGCGCGTCGCGCGCCTCGCCCGCATCGCCGTCAGCGAAGAGGAAGCCGAACGGATGACGGGCGAACTCAACGGTATCCTCGGCTTCGTCGAGCAGCTTTCCGAGGTGAATGTCGACGGCGTCGAGCCGATGACGTCGGTCACGCCGATGCAGATGAAGAAGCGGGAAGACATCGTCATGGATGGCGACAAGGCGGCCGACGTCGTTGCCAACGCGCCGAATTCGGACCGCGATTTCTTCCTCGTCCCGAAGGTAGTCGAATAA
- a CDS encoding AEC family transporter, with the protein MTIIFESILPIFLLVLLGVWLRRSNLVDQGMWAGLEQFGYYFLFPALLFSTLAKADFTGMKADATAVATIGSVTLMSLALLFTWPFLRAREISGATFTSIFQTATRWNGFMALAIAQKLYGAIGLSLTALVMTLVIIPINFYNVAVLVWFNGRSRGLGFFFFKILTNPLILSSAAGILVNLADIPIYAPAMTAIDMLATASLSLGLIMVGAGLKIADAMKPSAPALLAVTLKLIVMPAFMVGAGVLLGIRGDALLVIAIGAAVPTAMNGYLLAKQMGGDAELYAAVATVQTAASFFTIPLVLAITGYVAAG; encoded by the coding sequence ATGACCATCATCTTCGAAAGCATCCTGCCCATCTTCCTGCTCGTGCTCCTCGGCGTCTGGCTGCGGCGCTCGAACCTTGTCGATCAGGGCATGTGGGCCGGACTCGAGCAGTTCGGCTACTACTTTCTCTTCCCCGCCCTGCTCTTCTCGACATTGGCGAAGGCGGATTTTACCGGGATGAAGGCCGATGCGACGGCCGTCGCCACCATCGGCAGCGTCACGCTGATGTCCTTGGCGCTTCTTTTCACCTGGCCGTTTCTGAGGGCGCGCGAAATCTCCGGCGCCACCTTCACCTCGATCTTCCAGACGGCCACCCGCTGGAACGGTTTCATGGCGCTCGCCATCGCCCAGAAGCTTTACGGCGCGATCGGCCTAAGCCTGACGGCACTGGTCATGACGCTGGTCATCATCCCGATCAACTTCTACAATGTCGCCGTGCTCGTCTGGTTCAACGGCCGCAGCCGCGGGCTCGGGTTCTTCTTCTTCAAGATCCTCACCAATCCGCTGATCCTGTCGTCGGCGGCCGGCATCCTGGTGAACCTCGCCGATATCCCGATCTATGCGCCGGCGATGACGGCGATCGACATGCTGGCCACCGCTTCGCTCAGCCTCGGCCTGATCATGGTAGGCGCCGGACTGAAGATCGCCGACGCGATGAAGCCGAGCGCCCCTGCTCTCCTTGCGGTCACGCTCAAGCTCATCGTCATGCCGGCGTTCATGGTGGGTGCCGGCGTCCTGCTCGGCATCCGGGGCGACGCCTTGCTCGTCATCGCGATCGGTGCAGCCGTGCCGACGGCGATGAATGGCTATCTCCTGGCAAAGCAGATGGGGGGAGACGCGGAGCTTTACGCGGCCGTCGCCACGGTCCAGACGGCCGCGTCCTTCTTCACGATACCGCTGGTGCTCGCGATCACCGGCTATGTCGCGGCCGGGTAG
- a CDS encoding acyl-CoA dehydrogenase family protein, whose translation MNQMSRTEQKLAELNQPKPWSGVNAYRSDPLMVDLTSGMPKTLRDEFDALGRHVTSPEAQELARMANEGAPKLKTHGPRGERLDVVEFHPAWHALMRRSMATGLHSSAWESLPDERGRSHKVRAIRFYLTAQLECGHLCPLTMTSASVAAITASPAVQKEWAPKILSRKYDSSNRPWMQKSAVTIGMGMTEKQGGTDVRANTSTAERVGEGIYRLNGHKWFMSAPMSDAFVMLAQSRDGLGCFLVPRLLEDGSANGLRFQRLKDKLGNRSNASSEVEFSDTFGFLLGAPDAGIRTILDMVTLTRLDCALASAGMMRASLAEAVHHTRGRKVFGKALVSQPIMTRVLADMALDVAAASALSFRLADAFDKAHGSAEDAAYARIMTPVAKYWSCKIAPALIYEAMECLGGNGYVEERSLARHYREAPVNAIWEGSGNVMALDVLRVLGRRKELFEQLFGVFSRDLGPAGRKTIEVLRAAMSLCERDEGAARMLVEQLALAAAAAELYRLGAGRIADAFLESRLAAGWRSTYGMLDSRFDSSYILDLLYPAAT comes from the coding sequence ATGAATCAGATGAGCCGGACCGAACAGAAACTTGCGGAACTGAACCAGCCGAAGCCCTGGTCCGGCGTCAATGCCTATCGATCCGATCCCTTGATGGTCGATCTCACCTCCGGCATGCCTAAGACGCTGCGCGACGAATTCGACGCGCTCGGCCGCCATGTGACTTCGCCCGAGGCGCAGGAGCTGGCGCGCATGGCGAATGAGGGCGCGCCGAAGCTGAAGACCCATGGGCCGCGCGGCGAACGCCTCGACGTGGTCGAGTTCCACCCGGCCTGGCACGCGCTGATGCGCCGGTCGATGGCGACGGGCTTGCATTCCTCCGCCTGGGAGAGCCTGCCCGACGAGCGCGGCCGCTCGCACAAGGTGAGGGCGATCCGCTTCTATCTGACGGCGCAGCTCGAATGCGGCCATCTCTGTCCGCTGACGATGACCAGCGCGTCCGTTGCCGCGATCACCGCCTCGCCCGCCGTCCAGAAGGAATGGGCGCCGAAGATCCTGTCGCGCAAATACGACTCGTCCAATCGGCCATGGATGCAGAAATCCGCCGTTACCATCGGCATGGGCATGACGGAGAAGCAGGGCGGTACGGATGTGCGCGCTAACACGTCCACTGCGGAACGGGTCGGCGAGGGAATCTATCGGCTCAATGGCCACAAGTGGTTCATGTCCGCGCCGATGAGCGATGCCTTCGTGATGCTGGCGCAATCCCGCGACGGCCTTGGCTGCTTCCTGGTACCGAGGCTGCTCGAGGATGGTTCGGCCAACGGCTTGCGCTTCCAGCGCCTCAAGGACAAGCTCGGCAACCGCTCCAACGCCTCCTCCGAGGTCGAGTTCTCGGACACGTTCGGCTTCCTGCTCGGAGCGCCGGATGCCGGCATCCGCACGATCCTCGATATGGTGACGCTGACGCGGCTCGACTGTGCGCTCGCTTCCGCCGGCATGATGCGCGCCTCGCTTGCCGAAGCGGTGCATCACACCCGCGGCCGCAAGGTGTTCGGCAAGGCGCTCGTCAGCCAACCGATCATGACCCGGGTGCTCGCCGATATGGCGCTCGATGTCGCGGCCGCGAGCGCGCTGTCGTTCCGCCTCGCCGACGCCTTCGACAAGGCGCATGGCAGCGCCGAGGACGCCGCCTATGCACGGATCATGACGCCGGTCGCAAAATACTGGTCATGCAAGATCGCTCCCGCACTGATCTACGAGGCGATGGAGTGCCTGGGCGGCAACGGCTATGTGGAGGAGCGTTCGCTCGCCCGCCACTATCGCGAAGCGCCGGTCAACGCGATTTGGGAAGGCTCCGGCAACGTGATGGCGCTCGACGTGCTTCGGGTGCTCGGGCGCCGCAAGGAGCTGTTCGAGCAGCTTTTCGGCGTCTTCAGCCGCGATCTCGGCCCTGCCGGCCGCAAGACGATCGAGGTGCTGCGCGCCGCCATGTCGCTCTGCGAGCGCGACGAGGGGGCTGCCCGCATGCTGGTCGAGCAGCTGGCGCTCGCCGCGGCGGCGGCGGAACTCTACCGGCTCGGCGCCGGGCGGATCGCCGACGCGTTTCTCGAGTCGCGGCTCGCTGCCGGCTGGCGCTCGACCTACGGCATGCTCGATTCGCGCTTCGACTCCTCTTACATCCTCGATCTGCTCTACCCGGCCGCGACATAG